In one Ictalurus punctatus breed USDA103 chromosome 19, Coco_2.0, whole genome shotgun sequence genomic region, the following are encoded:
- the ccnd2b gene encoding G1/S-specific cyclin-D2b — MELFCHEKEGVVRALVDPTIFSDDRVLQSLLTIEDMFLPQAPYFQRVQKDLQPYMRRVVATWMLEVCEEEGCEQEVFLLAVNYLDRYLSVVPTKKSCLQLLGAVCLFLASKLKSYQPLSAKKLCLYTENSITCQELLNWELMVLGKLKWNLAAVTPHDFIEHILRKLPLPEGRVELIRKHAQTFIALCATDHSFVMYTPSMIATGSIGAAVCGLQINRTESSVWGESTTELLAKITHIEVECLKSCQEKIEQLLASSLRQSQQPKHQKGRAINKEAEPQSQSCTPTDVRDINL; from the exons ATGGAGCTGTTTTGCCACGAAAAGGAAGGAGTCGTCAGGGCTCTGGTAGACCCCACCATTTTCAGCGACGACAGAGTGCTGCAGAGTTTACTGACAATCGAGGACATGTTTCTCCCACAAGCCCCGTATTTTCAGCGCGTGCAGAAAGACCTGCAGCCCTACATGAGGCGGGTAGTCGCTACTTGGATGTTGGAG GTTTGTGAAGAAGAGGGCTGTGAGCAAGAAGTTTTCCTTTTGGCTGTCAATTACCTGGACCGGTATCTTTCTGTAGTGCCAACGAAAAAGTCGTGTTTGCAGCTTCTCGGTGCCGTGTGCCTCTTCCTGGCGTCCAAACTGAAATCGTACCAGCCGTTATCCGCGAAAAAACTCTGCCTTTACACGGAGAACTCCATCACATGTCAGGAGCTGCTG AACTGGGAGCTGATGGTTCTGGGAAAATTGAAGTGGAACCTGGCAGCTGTTACACCTCACGACTTCATAGAGCATATCCTACGCAAGCTACCCTTACCTGAGGGCCGAGTGGAGCTGATTCGAAAACATGCACAGACTTTCATTGCCCTTTGTGCCACAG ATCACAGCTTTGTGATGTACACTCCCTCGATGATCGCCACAGGGAGCATCGGCGCAGCGGTGTGCGGACTCCAGATCAACCGTACGGAGAGCAGTGTCTGGGGGGAGAGCACGACTGAACTGCTGGCCAAAATCACCCACATTGAAGTA GAATGTCTGAAGTCATGTCAGGAGAAGATCGAGCAATTGCTGGCTAGCAGCCTCCGACAAAGCCAGCAGCCCAAGCATCAGAAGGGCAGGGCCATCAACAAAGAGGCGGAGCCTCAGAGCCAGTCATGCACCCCGACAGACGTGCGCGACATCAATTTATGA
- the tigarb gene encoding fructose-2,6-bisphosphatase TIGAR B isoform X1: MLTFGLTLVRHGETQYNKDKLLQGQGIDTSLSEMGLRQADAAGQYLQDLRFTNAFVSNLQRAIQTAEIILKNNLHSADTVMVLDPLLRERGFGVAEGRPKEDLKNMANAAGKACRDFTPPGGETLEQVKTRFRKFLKSMFQRMLTDHCPSTCPSSSPELPESALPTIAGLANDGVENLRTHALVVSHGAFIRVAVRHLVDGLHCILPEGLRMSQVYSACPNTGMCRFVITLGMEDSVPRPVSLHCIFINRKDHLASLKDSSLSK; the protein is encoded by the exons ATGCTCACGTTTGGCTTGACACTCGTCCGACA TGGTGAAACCCAGTACAACAAAGACAAACTGCTGCAAG gtCAAGGTATTGATACTTCCTTGTCAGAAATGGGACTACGGCAGGCGGACGCTGCAGGCCAGTACCTGCAAGACCTTCGCTTCACCAACGCTTTTGTCAGCAATCTTCAGAGAGCcatccag ACTGCTGAGATCATCCTGAAGAACAACTTGCACTCTGCTGACACGGTGATGGTGTTGGATCCTTTGCtcagagagagg GGATTCGGCGTGGCTGAGGGGCGGCCCAAAGAAGACCTGAAGAACATGGCGAACGCAGCAGGAAAGGCCTGCCGGGATTTCACACCACCGGGTGGAGAAACTCTCGAGCAG GTAAAGACACGTTTTCGCAAGTTCCTGAAGTCCATGTTCCAGCGCATGCTAACTGACCACTGTCCCAGTACGTGTCCCAGTTCTAGCCCGGAGCTTCCAGAATCGGCCCTGCCAACAATCGCGGGACTCGCCAACGATGGGGTTGAGAACTTGCGCACCCACGCGTTAGTGGTGAGCCACGGTGCCTTTATCCGCGTGGCAGTGCGTCACCTGGTGGATGGTCTGCACTGCATTCTGCCCGAGGGACTGAGGATGAGCCAGGTGTACTCAGCCTGCCCCAACACGGGCATGTGCAGGTTTGTCATCACACTCGGAATGGAAGACAGCGTCCCAAGACCTGTTTCGCTCCACTGCATCTTCATCAACAGGAAGGATCACCTCGCCAGTCTCAAAGACTCGAGCTTGAGCAAGTAA
- the tigarb gene encoding fructose-2,6-bisphosphatase TIGAR B isoform X2, with protein sequence MHITRSGETQYNKDKLLQGQGIDTSLSEMGLRQADAAGQYLQDLRFTNAFVSNLQRAIQTAEIILKNNLHSADTVMVLDPLLRERGFGVAEGRPKEDLKNMANAAGKACRDFTPPGGETLEQVKTRFRKFLKSMFQRMLTDHCPSTCPSSSPELPESALPTIAGLANDGVENLRTHALVVSHGAFIRVAVRHLVDGLHCILPEGLRMSQVYSACPNTGMCRFVITLGMEDSVPRPVSLHCIFINRKDHLASLKDSSLSK encoded by the exons ATGCATATTACTAGAAG TGGTGAAACCCAGTACAACAAAGACAAACTGCTGCAAG gtCAAGGTATTGATACTTCCTTGTCAGAAATGGGACTACGGCAGGCGGACGCTGCAGGCCAGTACCTGCAAGACCTTCGCTTCACCAACGCTTTTGTCAGCAATCTTCAGAGAGCcatccag ACTGCTGAGATCATCCTGAAGAACAACTTGCACTCTGCTGACACGGTGATGGTGTTGGATCCTTTGCtcagagagagg GGATTCGGCGTGGCTGAGGGGCGGCCCAAAGAAGACCTGAAGAACATGGCGAACGCAGCAGGAAAGGCCTGCCGGGATTTCACACCACCGGGTGGAGAAACTCTCGAGCAG GTAAAGACACGTTTTCGCAAGTTCCTGAAGTCCATGTTCCAGCGCATGCTAACTGACCACTGTCCCAGTACGTGTCCCAGTTCTAGCCCGGAGCTTCCAGAATCGGCCCTGCCAACAATCGCGGGACTCGCCAACGATGGGGTTGAGAACTTGCGCACCCACGCGTTAGTGGTGAGCCACGGTGCCTTTATCCGCGTGGCAGTGCGTCACCTGGTGGATGGTCTGCACTGCATTCTGCCCGAGGGACTGAGGATGAGCCAGGTGTACTCAGCCTGCCCCAACACGGGCATGTGCAGGTTTGTCATCACACTCGGAATGGAAGACAGCGTCCCAAGACCTGTTTCGCTCCACTGCATCTTCATCAACAGGAAGGATCACCTCGCCAGTCTCAAAGACTCGAGCTTGAGCAAGTAA
- the tigarb gene encoding fructose-2,6-bisphosphatase TIGAR B isoform X3 codes for MGLRQADAAGQYLQDLRFTNAFVSNLQRAIQTAEIILKNNLHSADTVMVLDPLLRERGFGVAEGRPKEDLKNMANAAGKACRDFTPPGGETLEQVKTRFRKFLKSMFQRMLTDHCPSTCPSSSPELPESALPTIAGLANDGVENLRTHALVVSHGAFIRVAVRHLVDGLHCILPEGLRMSQVYSACPNTGMCRFVITLGMEDSVPRPVSLHCIFINRKDHLASLKDSSLSK; via the exons ATGGGACTACGGCAGGCGGACGCTGCAGGCCAGTACCTGCAAGACCTTCGCTTCACCAACGCTTTTGTCAGCAATCTTCAGAGAGCcatccag ACTGCTGAGATCATCCTGAAGAACAACTTGCACTCTGCTGACACGGTGATGGTGTTGGATCCTTTGCtcagagagagg GGATTCGGCGTGGCTGAGGGGCGGCCCAAAGAAGACCTGAAGAACATGGCGAACGCAGCAGGAAAGGCCTGCCGGGATTTCACACCACCGGGTGGAGAAACTCTCGAGCAG GTAAAGACACGTTTTCGCAAGTTCCTGAAGTCCATGTTCCAGCGCATGCTAACTGACCACTGTCCCAGTACGTGTCCCAGTTCTAGCCCGGAGCTTCCAGAATCGGCCCTGCCAACAATCGCGGGACTCGCCAACGATGGGGTTGAGAACTTGCGCACCCACGCGTTAGTGGTGAGCCACGGTGCCTTTATCCGCGTGGCAGTGCGTCACCTGGTGGATGGTCTGCACTGCATTCTGCCCGAGGGACTGAGGATGAGCCAGGTGTACTCAGCCTGCCCCAACACGGGCATGTGCAGGTTTGTCATCACACTCGGAATGGAAGACAGCGTCCCAAGACCTGTTTCGCTCCACTGCATCTTCATCAACAGGAAGGATCACCTCGCCAGTCTCAAAGACTCGAGCTTGAGCAAGTAA